A single Argentina anserina chromosome 7, drPotAnse1.1, whole genome shotgun sequence DNA region contains:
- the LOC126803907 gene encoding potassium transporter 2: protein MDLEKAKCWDTSKKNSWKNTLLLAYQSLGVVYGDLSISPLYVYKSAFAEDIQHSETNEEIYGVLSFVFWTLTLVPLVKYVFIVLRADDNGEGGTFALYSLICRHAKVSLLPNRQLADEAVSTYKLEHPPEKEKRSWLKVILEKSKTLHTALLVLVLLGTCMVIGDGVLTPAMSVFSAVSGLELSMSKEHHLYAVVPITCFILLCLFALQHYGTHRVGFFFAPVVVAWLLCISALGLYNIFHWNRHVYQALSPYYMFKFLRKTRISGWMSLGGILLCITGSEAMFADLGHFSYSAIQVAFTFLVYPALILAYMGQAAYLSQHHHSNHQIGFYISVPHIVRWPVLVLAILASVVGSQAIISGTFSIINQSQSLGCFPRVKVAHTSDKIHGQIYIPEINWMLMILCIAVTIGFRDTKHIGNASGLAVMAVMLVTTCLTSLVIILCWHKPPILALCFLLFFGSIELLYFSASLTKFREGAWLPILLALFLMTIMFVWHYATIKKYEYDLHNKVSLDWLLALGPSLGIARVPGIGLVFTDLTSGIPANFSRFVTNLPAFHRILVFVCVKSVPVPYVPPAERYLVGRVGPAAHRSYRCIVRYGYRDVHQDVDSFESQLVDKLSDFIRYDWYRPRRTSSCTEDDASRSTDLSECRLAVIGTVAYSGVPAYEMEETQQTSVSAGFATDESITDVIEMASVERRVRFAIDDHDSQADTPTDNEMLREELHDLHEAQQAGTAFILGHTHVKAKQGSSVIKRLAINFGYNFMRRNCRGADVALKVPPVSLLEVGMVYVV, encoded by the exons ATGGATCTTGAGAAGGCCAAGTGTTGGGACACTTCAAAG AAGAACTCTTGGAAGAATACACTGCTCTTAGCATACCAGAGCCTTGGCGTGGTATATGGGGACCTGAGCATTTCCCCTCTCTATGTCTACAAGAGTGCATTCGCAGAAGACATTCAACATTCAGAAACCAATGAAGAGATATATGGTGTACTTTCCTTTGTGTTCTGGACTCTTACTCTAGTCCCTCTTGTCAAGTATGTCTTCATAGTCCTTAGAGCCGATGATAATGGAGAGG GTGGTACTTTTGCACTCTATTCACTGATATGTAGGCATGCCAAAGTAAGCCTTCTACCGAATCGTCAGCTAGCTGATGAGGCAGTCTCTACTTATAAATTAGAGCACCCACCGGAGAAGGAAAAACGTTCCTGGTTGAAAGTGATACTTGAGAAGTCGAAGACCTTGCATACTGCTTTGCtggttcttgttcttcttggcACTTGTATGGTAATTGGTGATGGAGTGCTCACTCCTGCCATGTCAG TCTTTTCTGCAGTGTCTGGCCTGGAATTATCCATGTCCAAGGAGCATCACTTGT ATGCTGTGGTTCCAATTACTTGTTTCATATTGCTATGTCTATTTGCACTTCAACACTATGGAACACATCGCGTTGGATTCTTTTTTGCACCAGTCGTGGTGGCGTGGCTTCTGTGCATTAGTGCTCTTGGCTTATATAACATATTCCATTGGAATCGGCATGTCTATCAAGCTCTTTCACCATATTACATGTTCAAGTTCTTGAGGAAGACAAGAATAAGTGGATGGATGTCTCTAGGTGGTATATTGCTGTGCATAACAG GTTCAGAGGCAATGTTTGCTGATCTTGGCCACTTCTCTTATTCTGCCATTCAG GTTGCTTTTACCTTTTTGGTGTATCCGGCACTTATATTGGCATACATGGGTCAAGCTGCTTACTTATCGCAACATCATCACAGCAACCACCAGATCGGCTTTTATATCTCAGTTCCAC ATATTGTGCGATGGCCGGTCCTTGTACTAGCCATTCTTGCTTCTGTTGTGGGAAGCCAAGCAATCATCAGTGGAACATTTTCTATCATAAACCAGAGCCAGTCACTTGGTTGCTTCCCTAGGGTTAAGGTTGCTCACACTTCTGACAAGATACACGGCCAGATTTATATCCCTGAAATCAATTGGATGCTCATGATCCTATGCATTGCGGTTACCATTGGATTCAGAGACACAAAACACATAGGAAATGCATCAG GGTTAGCTGTGATGGCAGTTATGCTAGTGACCACATGCCTAACTTCATTGGTGATCATCCTTTGTTGGCACAAACCACCTATTCTAGCCCTTTGCTTCCTACTCTTTTTTGGGTCAATTGAATTGCTGTACTTCTCAGCTTCGCTTACCAAGTTCCGTGAGGGTGCCTGGCTCCCCATTCTTCTCGCCCTGTTCCTGATGACCATCATGTTTGTTTGGCACTATGCAACTATCAAGAAGTACGAATATGATCTCCACAACAAGGTTTCATTAGATTGGCTTTTAGCCTTGGGTCCAAGCTTGGGAATAGCTCGGGTCCCTGGAATTGGCCTTGTGTTCACTGATCTCACATCTGGCATTCCTGCTAACTTCTCCCGCTTTGTGACAAACCTCCCTGCTTTCCACCGCATCCTAGTATTTGTGTGTGTAAAATCAGTCCCCGTTCCTTATGTGCCTCCTGCTGAGCGCTACCTGGTGGGTCGTGTTGGTCCTGCAGCTCATCGGTCCTATAGGTGCATTGTTCGGTATGGATACCGTGATGTTCACCAGGATGTTGACTCATTTGAATCCCAGCTAGTTGATAAGCTGTCTGATTTCATtcgatatgattggtatcgCCCTCGTAGAACTAGCTCATGCACTGAAGATGATGCATCCCGCTCTACAGATTTGAGTGAGTGTAGATTGGCTGTGATTGGAACAGTAGCATACTCTGGGGTACCAGCTTATGAGATGGAGGAGACTCAGCAGACTAGTGTATCTGCTGGTTTTGCTACTGATGAAAGTATCACAGATGTCATAGAGATGGCATCCGTGGAAAGAAGAGTGAGGTTCGCAATTGATGATCATGATTCTCAGGCGGATACGCCAACTGACAATGAAATGCTACGAGAAGAGCTCCACGACCTGCATGAAGCTCAGCAAGCTGGGACTGCATTTATACTCGGGCATACACATGTTAAAGCAAAGCAGGGCTCGTCTGTGATAAAGAGGTTGGCCATCAACTTTGGATACAATTTCATGAGGAGGAACTGCAGGGGGGCGGACGTGGCGCTCAAGGTGCCACCAGTGTCGCTTCTTGAGGTTGGTATGGTTTATGTTGTTTAG